DNA from Scheffersomyces stipitis CBS 6054 chromosome 1, whole genome shotgun sequence:
TTGTAGCCGACAACtacaagttccagaaatttttgactttctacttctttgcGACTTTCCCAAATCCAGAATCGTACAAGATCTTCCAGCTTGTAGACTTGGGCAAGTCAGAGTTATATTTCTCTGAAATTGCTAAGCAAATAGTAGAAAATTCAACTGCCACAGACAAATGCAGATCTGTAGTTATTCACATCTGTGAGGAATTGTTAAAGAGCAACAGTGAGCTCTTTATCAAGGCTTTGGCTACCCAGGAGATGAACATCGATGCcttggaaatgaaattgatgacGACTTTGGGAAGCAACAGTAGTGTTCGCGATTCTGACGATGTTGAGTTTGATGCCGGTGAAGAGGATAAcaatgacgaagaaaccGAAGAGGTTGCTGTCCAGTTTGCCACAGCAGCTAATTTGGATAGTATCAAGTCgtcttcaaagtctttctttACTTCCAGTTCAGACTCTGAATTTTCCAAGCTCACTTTGGACTTGATCTCATTGTTGAGAAATGTCACCGTAAAAGTCCAGAAGAGCTTGCTTTTGAAGTTCACCACTTCTGTATTTTCTAGTATAGAAACAGGCATTTCGTTTTTGATCAGAATTGCATTTACTCCTTCTATTCCTCTTTCTATCAGACTTACTGCTATTAGATGTACCAAatggaaattgaaggaagccTCGACTAGTTCTTCGTCTCCATTGgacttgtacttgttgatccctatcttcttgttgggAGTCTACGACGAAACCAGGGTCGTTAGAGCAGGcttcgttcaacttttgAGATTCATCAAGGAAACAACCACCTCCATTCATGCaaataagaagaaggtcaaATCAGTCTTGTTCATGGAAGATGTCATCTACGATACTACTGAAGCCAGCAAGCGAGCAATTATCCTGCCCAACGACGCTTTGTTCTTCACTGAGTTGCTCCTTAAAGAGGATGTATTGGAGGATGTTATCATTGACAGAAGTCGTTTGGTCCCTGTTCTATTTGACGGTTTTTTCAAGTCGTCCAAGTCTGgtctgaagaagtttggcCAGTTAATTTTGAAGACATTTGTCATCAACCAGTGGtcgttgaacttcttcCCAGTCGTATTCAAATGGAGAGCATGGAACATCGTAGCTCTCGAAAACAAAAACGGAACTGAAGacagattcttcttcaccgACAGCGATTTATCTGAGTACTTCACGAAGAGAAGCAACTGGATCCAACAGGCCAACGATGCAAAGATTGCATTCTTTGAGGAAGTTGAGGGTGCTATTGTAGGACTAGTAGGCGGCAATAGTACCAACGAAGCCAAGACTGCAACTGAAGTGGACTGGATTATTCAATCGTTGAACAGCCAATTCAGCAACTTACAAATAGCTGTGAACTCCAGATTGCTTGAGatattcaacaacttctctaCAGTAGAAAACAGAATCAAGATtgtcaacaagttgattgacTTGCTTAACAACGACGAACCAATAGAAAGTGATCCTATGGACACGTTACAgactttgaagttggacCAGGACTTGTTCATATCTGTTTTGGGTAATGTTCAAATTGGTGGTCAAATTCCTGAACAGGGTCctgcaaaaagaagaagaagatcatcCAGCTCTACCAAGCAGGCAATGGCAAGAGAagacatcaacaacatgGCTTCCAcccatttgaagaagctcacAATTATCTTAGATCTCTTGGAAACCAATTTGAGAAATGGAACTGAAACTATTGCCAGTCCTAACTTGTTGCAAgccttgttcaagatacTCACCGACTTAGACTACCTTGGAAATGACGGTAATTTGCCTGTGTTATATGCCCAGGAGGCTTTGGCTTCTTGTATGATTTTGAGTATtgtcaagatgaagaacagcGATGAGACATTCAAATTTGATTCTAACTCTATCAGAGCCGACTTAATCGTGAACTCTATTAGATCATCGCAATCTCCGCAAGTTCAGAATagattgttgttggtgattGCCGAGTTGGCATCGTTGGCACCAGAGATTGTATTGCACTCTGTCATGCCTATCTTTACTTTTATGGGAGCCCACACAGTTAGACAAGATGACGAATTTTCTAGTTCTGCTTTGCAACAGACTATCGCTAAGGTTATTCCGGCCGTTGCAGCTAATGGTTCCTCGTCTATTAGCAACGAAATTGAATTCTTGTTAACTAGTTTTGTGACCGCATTCCAACACATTCCCAGACATCGTCgtgtcaagttgttcacATACTTGATCAGAACTTTGGGCTCTGACTTATCGTTgcatgttcttcttttcttgatggGACAACAGTACTGCAGCAGCTTGAACAAAAACAAGATGGCCGATGCTCAGGTGATTTTGGAGTTCACCAGTTCTTTCTTAAAGAGTTTTTCtgcaattgaacaacttgaaggtaTTTCAAAGTTTGCTGAATTGTGGGATATGATCCCTATCGCTGAATTGGAAGCTAACTCGGAAGAGTACAACAAGTTAAGCACTAGATCTATCTTTGGTGTTTCCATCTTGTCTTTGACCAACTCTGGCTTGTCAACCTTGAGAATCGAGATGTTGAAGTACATTAGCTCAGTTGTTGCTACGGAAAATTCCAACTTCGATGCCAACACTTTAAAGACTAAGGTGGCCATGGTCCTTTTAGATTCGTCGatcaatgatgatgacgaagaaaagaaatccATTTTGGGGTCCTTTAGAAACGTTGCTGCCTTCTTATTGTCGAGCTTGGACACCTTTACCAatgtttcaagaaacagcGAAATAGCTCTCAGCTTGTATGACTTGCttgccaacttcttgaacttgctTCCTATACATTACTTTGTTGATTCGATTTTTGAATCATTGGACGTCGGAAAATTCTCTGACACTTTGTCCATCAAGGTTGCTAAAAACTTGGTTATTTTGGCAGGCGCTAAGTTTGAAAGTGAATTGAGTTCAATTAATATCGATGAAAAGATCGAGGAAAgtgttcttgaaaagttgttgcCTGTATTATTGCATGgtatcaagaagaatgtgGATATAGAATTGGAACAGGCTTACTTGGATACATTTGCTATTATTGTCAACAAGTTCGGAGCTTCTACGAAGACTTTAGCTACTCCTACCAATTCCagattgttgttggaatccCTTCAAGCTATAACCTCTGAGAATTGCTTGTTGAGTGAACTGCCAGAAACTATTATTTCGTCCATCAATGCCATCACCAGCATTGTCAACGTATTGGGCGTCAAGACAATTGGTATCTTCCCCAAGATTGTTCCTCCATCACTCAAGATATGGGAAACAACTACCCATTctgaggatgaagaaagtGCCAAGTTGATACAGTCTTCGATCATTGTATTGTTATCTTGCTTAATCAAGAAAATTCCTGCTTTCATGACAAGTTCCTTGGACTCGATTTTCATTACTATTCTCTCCAGTGACTATGTCGACAACAGCATTAGAACTAGCGTATTGGGATTGGTAGTAGAGCATATGGATTCCTCGCAAGTGTTGAAGTCCTTGTGCAACATCTGGtgcaacaagaagttctacGAGAACGACAATACCGGTAACATCGGTCTCTACTTGAACACCATGCAATCCACCATCGACAAGATCGACAAAAAGTCTGCTGCTACTCAGTCTACTGTTTTCATAAAATGGTTGATCCAGGCTTTCGAATTCAGACATTActctgaagaagctgaTAACAAAttcgacaacaacaccatACACAGATTGGAAAGCTCCTTCCACAGCTGTGGTATTAGCTATgtgatgaaattgaacgacaagaagttccGTCCATTGTTTGCTACCTTGGTTAGATGGGCTGTTGAAGGTGAAGGATCAAACTTTTCTGAAAACACCGAGGTTTCCAGATTGGTagctttcttcaagttcttcaacaagatgcaagaacaattgaagagtaTCATCACATCTTACTTCTCGTACTTGTTGGATCCAGTAGCCTCCGTTTTGACtagattttcttctggccaACTCAAGGATATCAATTTGAGAAGAATACTCCTCAACTCcttgacatcttcattcAAGTACGACCAGGATGACTATTGGTCGCAGCAAGGTAGATTCGACAGTATCTGCAACCCATTATTAGAACAGTTAACCAACATTGAGGAAGGTATTGGCAAGTACCTAATCAAGAGTATCACTGccttcatcaacaacgtAGCCTCGGAAGAGTACAACGAGACTTTGGTACACGGGTTGATTAAGTACATATCTAACGAGAAGGAGGATAACAGCTCCTCTACGAAGATCTGGACCATCCGTGCTTTGAAGAGCATTTTCCAGAAGATGGGAGAACAATGGTTGACCTACTTGCCTACTTTGATTCCATATATTGCTGAATTATTAGAAGACGATGACCAGGCTGTAGAGATGGAAGTGAGAAGTGGATTGGTCAGAGTGATTGAGAATGTTTTGGGTGAACCATTGGATCGTTACttggattaaaaatacAATTAATAGATATTAGCATTTGATAGAGTGTGGAAAAGATAGTTGCATTTCCAGATTAGTGTAACTGCACTTGTAATTAAAAGTATTAAATAACTTTAGAATTAAAATCTTCCAATATTTATATTCAATTGGTAGATCCTGTGGTTTTATGTATATCATATTGTCAGTACATGATAAGATACCGTTTTATTCTATTCTAGCAACCCGGAGTATAGTTGCAAAATCCGGTTAGTGGAGATCTCCTGCACCTCAAAATTGGCGTGCGCTGCACAGTTCTCgaattttcttcctcttccacCATTTAATTTCCAGGTTCAATTTCCGGATCGATTTTTTCACTCCATCTTTCTACTCTCCACCTGTAACTGTTAGTCAATTAGTAACATCCAGCCATAATGGTAAGTGAAATTTAGTAAAATGATATCCTTAGGAATAAAGCATCCAAAGATCCTGGGGTTTCCTGACTTTTGCCGGGCTTCAcattgatttttcagcattACTAACTTATGATTCCAgtctttcttgaaaaacGCCCAATCCTTGAAACCTTTGTTCGACAGAGTGTTAGTGCAAAGATTGAAGCCCGCCACCAAAACCGCTTCCGGTATCTACATCCCTGAAAAGAATCAGGAAAAATTGAACCAGGCCACTGTCATTGCTGCTGGTCCCGGTGTTACCAACACCACTACTGGGCAAGTGATTCCTACTTCGGTTAAGGCCGGTGACAAGGTTTTATTGCCATCTTTCGGTGGTAACCCCGTCAagattggagaagaagaatacttgTTGTACACCGACAAGGAgatcttggccaagattGAAGAGTAAGTAGATAATGTTAATAGCTTGTATATATTGAATGCGACAATGCgttgaaaaggaagagaagaacgGAGAAAGATGTAGAGAGATTGACATGTTGAATCTTGCAAACAGAAGAGATGGTGGGAAAAGTTGCAATTGGTAGAATCAGATGAACAGTGAACTGTTGGATGCAATAGATACTAGTAAAGGAGAGCTTAAGTATGGGAAGTTGGACTATATGTGAAGTAAGAGAGTGTGTGGAATTGTTTACTACAAATATGTACAAATGTGGAATTTGTATTGTATGAATTTCTATTCAAATTAGACAACAATCCAAAGTATCAGAAGATTTAGACGAATATTCGAGAATATCTCTGCAATATAGTGTATTGTCGTCtctttttgcacccacgAGGAACCGATTGGAAAAAGAGTACGTTGTCCACATAAAAATACATAAAGAAGTATTCCAATATAACAAATCACCACAAGATTGATCTTGTACCATCCTGACATTTCTTTTCGTATTTTCTCATATCTCAAACACCCAACAGGCCCAGTAATCTAGTAGCAGAGAAGTTGTGACATTTGAGCCGGAATTCATAAGGGATCTTCCTATTCCCAGGATAAAAAAACTGGGCTCCATAGcaaaaaattgaaagcaAAAAACTTTTACTTACAAAGATGCTATTATAAGTTGTTCTCAGAGAAAGACCGTGGGTAGCGTATACAATTTGCTTATCACCTTCCTTGCTGAATTTATATCTAGAGAAATCGCTAAGTGTAATAGATCAACATTGGACTGTATATAAAAGATCTTCGTAATGATACCAACAACACGTGCTATATACCATGTGATCCCACAGCCCTTACCACTTCATGAGGTGTAAGCTAATCTTATCTTTAACAGAGGTTTCAGCTTTTTTTTTCATAGAAATCCTTCATCTCATATTTCTATCTCTAGCTAATACAGCTGGAGTATACGATTACTACAATTTAATAGGACGCCATGGCATCAACCGGGTCCGAGTTCGGGGCTAGCCCCAGCTCTCCATCTAATTCTGGCATCTCTACTGGAGGAAATCCTAGTAATAAATTCGCTCAGTTCAAGCTAGTGCTTCTCGGAGAGTCTGCGGTGGGCAAATCTTCCATAGTGCACCGTTTCGTCAAAAACACGTTTGATGACATGCGAGAATCGACAATCGGAGCTGCGTTCTTGACTCAGACCATCAACCTCCCGGAATCAAAGACAACGATCAAGTTTGAGATTTGGGACACAGCCGGACAAGAAAGGTATAAGTCGCTTGCACCAATGTATTACCGGAATGCTAACGCTGCACTCTGTGTCTACGACATTACGAGTCGCTCTTCTTTCGGCAAAGCGCAAGATTGGATCAAGGAATTAAAGAAACAGGCACCAGAAGGTATTGTGATTGCGCTTGTTGGAAATAAGTCGGATTTAGAAGAAAGTCGTGAAGTTGATTCGGCAGAAGTCGAGGAATACGTCCAACAGGCAAACGAGGACGGCAATACTATCATTATCTCCGATTGTTCAGCTAAACTGGGCCAGGGAGTCTTAGAGATATTCACCCAGATTGGCAGGGCCCTACCTGTGGACGAGGTAATAGCAGGCAGCGGCGGAAGAGGACGACCAGCAGGGAGAAGAGCTGGCGGAGTTGATTTGaacagagccagaagacCCGAGGCTGCAAGTggatgttgttgatgaagttggTAGCTtaagattgaagaagaggattGAATGTTGGAGATGAAGATTAATTtaagaagatgaagattgAGAGAGAGATAAAGACAGAGACTGAATTTAAAAATAAGACAAGATTGACCTTAATATTGAGATTGATATATCTAATGAACATGAAAGTTCAATTACAACAGCAATAGCAAACAGAGCAACATTCAAATAGAAATCTATAGCATACAATGTCTGGATATGCCTATCGATTCTATTGACTTGCATTTCATTCTACATTTATCTTAAAAgtcttttctttattctcAAGTGTATCTTCTCGTTTTGCGTTTACATTCATTTTTTGTTGGCAAGTAGAGCCATCTCGTAATAACAATATTCTGTCAATATTAGCTTGAATGTAGAATGTAGTTCTTCATTGAGATGAACTTCCTGCCTCATTTGTGTCTGAAAGGTGGATGTCAGACATACATTATGTAAGGATGATCCACTAACTTCAAGTCTCGAACCTCACTTTCACACTCCAAATAAGAAAACAGCGAATATGGGCTCAATTCCAAAGCCAGAGAACTTACGTATGGCTGGTTATAAGTTGTGTATGTGCAGGAGACATATTTATGGTATTCTGGAGATTCCTGTAGTGATACTGAATTCTCATTGAAAAAATCTCGGCAgagagatgaagaaattcattTTTATTGATATTAAACGAATGACTAATAAAACCATGTAATCTATACTCCGAACGAAGTAAATTCCACTGATTTTCATTACGCTGTTAAATTATTACCAGCACATGACTGAAGTCACACGACCAAATCATCTCTAATCCGGGTAACCACTTTCTCTCGcatttcaaaatttttttcactggGCTGCACACGACTTGAAGATTTTCACTTCGTACataaaatttttcactttttcaatttttcagttgattttctctcttctcttcatcattatACACACATTACGATGTCTGCTCGTCCTCAAGTCTCCGTCGTCTCCGCCAAGGGTGAACAAACCGCCACTCAGTTGCCATTGCCAGCTGTCTTCTCTGCTCCAGTCAGACCAGACATTGTCCACTCTGTCTTCGTCAGAgtgaacaagaacaagagacAAGCTTACGCTGTCTCTGAAAAGGCTGGTCACCAAACCTCTGCTGAATCCTGGGGTACTGGT
Protein-coding regions in this window:
- a CDS encoding component of small subunit processosome, which codes for MSSLADQLKVIKEKTASVVLDRKARSKIHSRSLIFDPKVASTQDYDYLYQLGLEGLDELSEIDSRFSKFRHTLFSETSVSMDRNVQTKDVISQLDKNIDAFLTLAGPFYSLAPTVKAVEWLVRRFHINMHNGEMLLLTSLPHYNQSVFVKILNVIPKNSFPKIFDWVVGYKDLLKNPPSSSILKAFHNDFEFFKLYAMFLVEQLKNGTVYQEQLSFFLSTTVQLLASLSKSLDTLNENHLPVVLEVVGFLLLPSKYETLRNIDVDTRLTAYSIIAVLASIIPISTELIRSFTESILQDPRSLEPNSVRQTLIVLSQLWRFYQGDFSDREAIVKCFANLAPSKLIKVEHLVKDLVADNYKFQKFLTFYFFATFPNPESYKIFQLVDLGKSELYFSEIAKQIVENSTATDKCRSVVIHICEELLKSNSELFIKALATQEMNIDALEMKLMTTLGSNSSVRDSDDVEFDAGEEDNNDEETEEVAVQFATAANLDSIKSSSKSFFTSSSDSEFSKLTLDLISLLRNVTVKVQKSLLLKFTTSVFSSIETGISFLIRIAFTPSIPLSIRLTAIRCTKWKLKEASTSSSSPLDLYLLIPIFLLGVYDETRVVRAGFVQLLRFIKETTTSIHANKKKVKSVLFMEDVIYDTTEASKRAIISPNDALFFTELLLKEDVLEDVIIDRSRLVPKFGQLILKTFVINQWSLNFFPVVFKWRAWNIVALENKNGTEDRFFFTDSDLSEYFTKRSNWIQQANDAKIAFFEEVEGAIVGLVGGNSTNEAKTATEVDWIIQSLNSQFSNLQIAVNSRLLEIFNNFSTVENRIKIVNKLIDLLNNDEPIESDPMDTLQTLKLDQDLFISVLGNVQIGGQIPEQGPAKRRRRSSSSTKQAMAREDINNMASTHLKKLTIILDLLETNLRNGTETIASPNLLQALFKILTDLDYLGNDGNLPVLYAQEALASCMILSIVKMKNSDETFKFDSNSIRADLIVNSIRSSQSPQVQNRLLLVIAELASLAPEIVLHSVMPIFTFMGAHTVRQDDEFSSSALQQTIAKVIPAVAANGSSSISNEIEFLLTSFVTAFQHIPRHRRVKLFTYLIRTLGSDLSLHVLLFLMGQQYCSSLNKNKMADAQVILEFTSSFLKSFSAIEQLEGISKFAELWDMIPIAELEANSEEYNKLSTRSIFGVSILSLTNSGLSTLRIEMLKYISSVVATENSNFDANTLKTKVAMVLLDSSINDDDEEKKSILGSFRNVAAFLLSSLDTFTNVSRNSEIALSLYDLLANFLNLLPIHYFVDSIFESLDVGKFSDTLSIKVAKNLVILAGAKFESELSSINIDEKIEESVLEKLLPVLLHGIKKNVDIELEQAYLDTFAIIVNKFGASTKTLATPTNSRLLLESLQAITSENCLLSESPETIISSINAITSIVNVLGVKTIGIFPKIVPPSLKIWETTTHSEDEESAKLIQSSIIVLLSCLIKKIPAFMTSSLDSIFITILSSDYVDNSIRTSVLGLVVEHMDSSQVLKSLCNIWCNKKFYENDNTGNIGLYLNTMQSTIDKIDKKSAATQSTVFIKWLIQAFEFRHYSEEADNKFDNNTIHRLESSFHSCGISYVMKLNDKKFRPLFATLVRWAVEGEGSNFSENTEVSRLVAFFKFFNKMQEQLKSIITSYFSYLLDPVASVLTRFSSGQLKDINLRRILLNSLTSSFKYDQDDYWSQQGRFDSICNPLLEQLTNIEEGIGKYLIKSITAFINNVASEEYNETLVHGLIKYISNEKEDNSSSTKIWTIRALKSIFQKMGEQWLTYLPTLIPYIAELLEDDDQAVEMEVRSGLVRVIENVLGEPLDRYLD
- a CDS encoding predicted protein, which translates into the protein MSFLKNAQSLKPLFDRVLVQRLKPATKTASGIYIPEKNQEKLNQATVIAAGPGVTNTTTGQVIPTSVKAGDKVLLPSFGGNPVKIGEEEYLLYTDKEILAKIEE
- the YPT52 gene encoding GTP-binding protein of the rab/ypt family, with product SNKFAQFKLVLLGESAVGKSSIVHRFVKNTFDDMRESTIGAAFLTQTINLPESKTTIKFEIWDTAGQERYKSLAPMYYRNANAALCVYDITSRSSFGKAQDWIKELKKQAPEGIVIALVGNKSDLEESREVDSAEVEEYVQQANEDGNTIIISDCSAKSGQGVLEIFTQIGRALPVDEVIAGSGGRGRPAGRRAGGVDLNRARRPEAASGCC